GGTAGAGGTCGTCGTCTGCCACGCGGTAGATCTGCTGCTCGGTGTCGGGGAGCATGCCGGTTCCGTAGAGGGCCTCCTCGCGCACGAGCACGGGCGGGACCACGGGCTCGAAGCCCCGCTCCATCACAACGTCGAGCGCCCAACGCACCAGCGCGAGCTCGAGCAGCACGAGCGGGCCCTTCAGGTACGCGAAGCGCGAGCCGGACGTGCGCGCGCCGGCCTCCATGTCCACGAGGCCCCCGAGCAGCTCGAGGTGGTCGCGCCCCTCGCGCCCGGCCTCTCCCCACTCGCGCAGCACGGTGTCCTCGTCGGGAGCGCCGGGGTCGGGCAGGTTGGCGACGGACGCGAGGGCGGCCTGTAGCTCCTCGTCCACCTCCGCCACGGCCGTGCGCAGCTCCTTGACCCTGGCGCTGACCTCGCGCATGTCGGCGATCGCCTCGGAGGCGTCATCGCCGGAGCGTTTGGCCTCCGCGATGGCGTCGCTCGCGCGGTTCTGCGAGGCCTGAAGGCCCTCGACCTCGGGCAGCAGCTCACGCCGGCGCGCGTCAAGCTCCAGCACGCGGTCGAGCACCTCGGCGTGGCCCCGGCGGGCCAGTGCCGCACGGGCGGCGTCGGGATCGCGGCGGATCTGCTTGAGGTCGAGCACCGCGGGGCGGACCGCGGGCTACGGAGAGCCGGAGGAGCCGCCGCCCTCTGCAGCTTCCTGGCCCGAGTAGCGCTCGAGGAAGGCGGCCACCTTCTCCGCGTCCTCGCCGACGACGATGTTGGCGGGCATGATCGCGCCGGAGAAGCCGCCGTTGCGGATGGCGAAGAGGACGTCGTCGGCCTCGACCTTGCGCGTGTTGAAGTTCGGCCCGTTGGTGCGCTCGCCGCCGTCCACCTGGCCCTCGGGCTTGGAGCCGCGCGATGCCGCGGCGTCGAGCGTGTGGCAGCCGCTGCAGCGCTCGTTGAAGAGCTCCGCGCCCTCGCGCAGCGCCGTCTGGCTCTCCGGAACCTCGATCTCCTCGCCGCACCCGGCACCGACGGCGGCGAGGCCGGCGAGCGAGATGGCCAGGAGCGTCTTGGGGGCCCGGTGCACGGCGGCGCATATTATCCGGCGCCGTGCGACGCCACCTTCTCACGGTCTCGCTCGCCGCAACGGTCGCCCTCGCGGGCTGTGGAGGCGATGACGACGACGAGCCGGGCCGCACCGCGACCGTCGGCGTGGGGGCAGGCGTCCAGGTCGTCGGCGACGAGTACTCGTTCGACCCGGAGACGGTGATCGTGCCGGCCCAGGGCGGCCAGGCGGAGCTCGAGATCACGCTGGTGAACGGGGGCGCCCTGGCGCACAACCTGCGCGTCTTCCAGGGCGGCGACGAGATCGGCGGCACGCCCACCTTCCAGGGCGGGGAGACGCGCAGCGGCACGGTCACGCTCTCGCCGGGCAGCTACGAGATGATCTGCACCGTGGGCAACCACGAGCAGCTGGGCATGACCGGCACCCTCGAGGTCCGTTAGAGGACTTCGGCGCCTCCCGCAGAAACAAGGGTCGCTCCCGGCGGCGGCCGTGACGACCCCTCTACAGACGCGACGGACATGCGCCTTGGGTCGTCTCATTCGGCGGCGATTGATGGTCGCCGCCGGGGCACCCCCTCCTCCGTGCAAGGCGCGCTGCAACACTCCACACCAAGCGCGCGCCCTGTCACACTCACTCGTCTATGCGCGCAATCTGGAAGGGCACGATCTCCTTCGGGCTCGTGAACATCCCGGTCGCCCTCGGGATCGCCACGCAGCGCTCGGACCCGAAGTTCCGCACGCTCGACGCCGAGGCGCTGCAGCCCATCAAGCAGCAGATGTTCTCCCCCGCGCGCGGCGAGGTCATCTCCCGCGACGACACGGTGAAGGGCTACGAGTTCTCCAAGGACCGCTTCGTGGTGCTCAGCGACGAGGAGCTCGACAGCGTGGCGGTGGAGCGCCGCCGCAGCATCGACATCCTCGGCTTCGTGGAGGCCGGGGACGTCGACCCCGTCTACTACGACCGCACCTACTACCTCGAGCCCCAGGACAACGCGGACAAGCCCTACGCCCTCCTGCTCGAGGCGCTCACCGAGACCGGCAAGGCCGCCATCGGCAAGCTCGTGCTGTCGAGCAAGGAGCACCTCGTGCTCCTGCGTCCCGCCGGGCGCACGCTGGCCATCGAGCTCCTCTTCTACCCCGAGGACGTGCGCTCGAAGGCCGAGGTCGAGGAGCGCATGGAGGGCGTGAAGACCACGAAGGCCGAGCTGGAGATGGCGAAGCAGCTCGTGGACAGCCTCACCGAGCCGTTCGACGCCAAGGCCTACGAGAACGAGCACAAGCGCGAGCTGATGGCGCTGATCGAGCGCAAGCAGGCGGGCGAGACGATCGAGATCGCGCCCGAGGCGCCCGCCCAGGCCGAGCCGGTGCCCGATCTCATGAGCGCGCTGAAGGCAAGCCTCGAGCAGGCCAAGGGCGACGACGGCAAGCCGGCCAAGAAGCCGCGCGCGAAGGCGGGCTCCAACGGGTCCGCCAAGAAGGCGCCGGCCAAGAAGCGCGCGAAGTCGAAGTCCTAGCCGTCCGGCAGCTTCTTGGCGAGACGGACGAGCGTGCCCGCGCGCGAGGGGTGCACCTGCACCTCGTCCATCATCTCGTTCATGAAGGCGAGCCCCCGGCCGCGCTCTGGAAGGTCACCGCGAGGATCCACGCGCGGGACGAACATGCCGCTGTCGTGCACGCAGAGGACGAGCGAGTCGTCCTCGACGGTGGCCCACAGGTCGATCGTGTCGCCGGGCTGTGAGCCGTGCTCGATGGCGTTGGCCACCGCCTCGCCGAAGGCGCTCTTGATCGCATAGCGCGACTCCTCGGCGAAGCCGGCGGCGGCCGCGGCGCCTTCGGCGAAGTCGCGGACA
This genomic stretch from Thermoleophilaceae bacterium harbors:
- the serS gene encoding serine--tRNA ligase; the protein is MLDLKQIRRDPDAARAALARRGHAEVLDRVLELDARRRELLPEVEGLQASQNRASDAIAEAKRSGDDASEAIADMREVSARVKELRTAVAEVDEELQAALASVANLPDPGAPDEDTVLREWGEAGREGRDHLELLGGLVDMEAGARTSGSRFAYLKGPLVLLELALVRWALDVVMERGFEPVVPPVLVREEALYGTGMLPDTEQQIYRVADDDLYLVGTSEVPLASLHAGEILDAATLPRRYAGFSPCFRREAGAAGKDTRGIFRVHQFDKVEMFAFVPPDASPAEHERLLAIEEAILQALEIPYRVVNIAVGDLGASAAKKYDLEAWLPGQARYRELTSCSNTTDYQARRLDIRRRPDGGPVEHVHTLNGTAVAVGRTIIALVENHQADDGTVAVPEVLHAYGAPPEIRAP
- a CDS encoding cytochrome c gives rise to the protein MHRAPKTLLAISLAGLAAVGAGCGEEIEVPESQTALREGAELFNERCSGCHTLDAAASRGSKPEGQVDGGERTNGPNFNTRKVEADDVLFAIRNGGFSGAIMPANIVVGEDAEKVAAFLERYSGQEAAEGGGSSGSP
- a CDS encoding plastocyanin/azurin family copper-binding protein, with protein sequence MRRHLLTVSLAATVALAGCGGDDDDEPGRTATVGVGAGVQVVGDEYSFDPETVIVPAQGGQAELEITLVNGGALAHNLRVFQGGDEIGGTPTFQGGETRSGTVTLSPGSYEMICTVGNHEQLGMTGTLEVR
- a CDS encoding Ku protein yields the protein MRAIWKGTISFGLVNIPVALGIATQRSDPKFRTLDAEALQPIKQQMFSPARGEVISRDDTVKGYEFSKDRFVVLSDEELDSVAVERRRSIDILGFVEAGDVDPVYYDRTYYLEPQDNADKPYALLLEALTETGKAAIGKLVLSSKEHLVLLRPAGRTLAIELLFYPEDVRSKAEVEERMEGVKTTKAELEMAKQLVDSLTEPFDAKAYENEHKRELMALIERKQAGETIEIAPEAPAQAEPVPDLMSALKASLEQAKGDDGKPAKKPRAKAGSNGSAKKAPAKKRAKSKS
- a CDS encoding ATP-binding protein; amino-acid sequence: MSAARFTERELEIDANFARMPDVRDFAEGAAAAAGFAEESRYAIKSAFGEAVANAIEHGSQPGDTIDLWATVEDDSLVLCVHDSGMFVPRVDPRGDLPERGRGLAFMNEMMDEVQVHPSRAGTLVRLAKKLPDG